The proteins below come from a single Solea solea chromosome 6, fSolSol10.1, whole genome shotgun sequence genomic window:
- the LOC131461336 gene encoding bactericidal permeability-increasing protein-like, translating into MSLSFWLLVLAFISVSSSTNPGVKVRLTEKGLEYGRQLGMVSIQQKLKTIKIPDISGKQSVKGIGKVQYSLSNMQIVNVGLPKSAVDPVLGTGIRLSIGDAFLTLQGDWRVKYLRIVKDSGSFDLNVNGITISTSIAIKSDETGRPAVSSVSCAATVASAHIKFHHGASWLYNLFSNFIDKSLRNTLQKQMCPLVADAVSDINPYLKTLNVIAKVDQYAEIEYSMVSSPTVSNSSIDLGLKGEFYNVGKHQEAPFSPTAFSLPPQVNNMLYIGVSAYTADTAAFAYNKAGALSLYITDDMIPQSSPIRLNTRTFGTFIPQIAKLYPGLMMKLLLETDKAPIITFGSNNMTIQASGVVTAYAIQPNGTLSPLFALNVATSVSAKVSVSGTRLAGAVTLNKMDLTLRTSYVGEFQVRTLDSVLQMVVKAVVIPKLNVKLAQGYPLPTIGKMKLVNTQVEVLKDYMLIGTDVQFTG; encoded by the exons ATGTCCCTGAGTTTTTGGCTCCTTGTGTTGGCTTTTATCTCCGTGAGCTCAAGCACCAATCCTGGAGTAAAGGTCAGGCTAACAGAAAAGGGCCTTGAATATG GCAGACAACTGGGCATGGTTTCAATCCAGCAGAAACTCAAGACCATCAAAATCCCAGATATTTCAGGGAAGCAGAGTGTCAAAGGCATTGGCAAAGTCCAGTACAGCTTGTCAAA TATGCAAattgtgaatgtgggtttaccCAAGTCTGCAGTGGATCCTGTACTGGGCACCGGCATCAGACTGTCTATTGGTGACGCTTTCCTCACTCTGCAGGGAGACTGGAGGGTCAAGTATTTGCGAATAGT GAAAGACAGTGGCTCATTTGACTTGAATGTGAATGGAATCACTATCAGCACAAGTATTGCCATCAAGAGTGACGAGACAGGCCGACCTGCAGTCAGCAGTGTCAGCTGTGCAGCTACTGTTGCCAGCGCACACATCAAATTTCACCATGGAGCCAG ttggCTGTACAATCTCTTCAGTAACTTCATTGATAAGtcactgagaaacacactgcAGAAACAG ATGTGCCCTCTGGTGGCTGATGCTGTATCTGATATAAACCCTTATTTGAAAACTCTCAATG TTATAGCCAAGGTGGACCAGTATGCAGAGATTGAATATTCCATGGTGTCGTCACCCACAGTTTCAAACTCTTCTATCGACTTGGGCTTGAAG GGTGAATTTTACAACGTAGGGAAGCATCAGGAAGCTCCGTTCTCGCCCACAGCCTTTTCCCTGCCGCCCCAGGTCAACAACATGTTGTACATTGGCGTTTCTGCGTACACTGCCGACACTGCAGCCTTCGCCTACAACAAAGCCGGAGCTCTCAGCCTGTACATCACTGACGACATG ATCCCACAGAGCTCTCCCATTCGACTCAACACCAGGACGTTTGGAACATTCATCCCGCAG ATCGCCAAGCTTTACCCAGGTCTGATGATGAAACTGCTGCTGGAGACAGACAAAGCTCCGATCATCACCTTTGGCTCCAACAACATGACCATTCAAGCCAGCGGAGTAGTGACAGCATACGCCATCCAGCCCAATGGCACACTTTCCCCTCTCTTTGCCCTCAACGTG GCGACCAGCGTCAGTGCCAAAGTGTCCGTCAGTGGAACAAGGCTGGCTGGAGCCGTCACCCTCAACAA AATGGATCTGACCCTGAGGACAAGTTATGTGGGAGAGTTTCAG GTCAGAACCCTGGACAGTGTCCTGCAAATGGTCGTCAAAGCGGTTGTGATACCCAAACTGAATG TAAAACTTGCGCAGGGATACCCTCTCCCTACGATTGGAAAGATGAAGCTTGTGAACACTCAGGTCGAGGTCCTGAAG GACTACATGCTGATCGGAACAGACGTACAGTTTACTGGTTAA
- the cdk5rap1 gene encoding CDK5 regulatory subunit-associated protein 1: MVFFRTLKPLFTGSRPWIHVRCIQLRYCSNVATTSVNKRGRTTVDKFKTHLSSGPSFKDFIKGVDAAQHGHQSDTDDDLYEDMEMGNSRKVYFETYGCQMNENDTEIAWSILQKKGYQRTVYLNEADVVLLVTCSIREKAEQTIWNRLQELTVMKRRRLRTHAPMKIGILGCMAERLKTELLEREKLVDVLAGPDAYRDLPRLLTVADGGQQASNVLLSLEETYADIMPVQHAPHGHSAFVSIMRGCDNMCSYCIVPFTRGRERSRPVSSILDEVRMLSDQGVKEVTLLGQNVNSYRDTSEEQFCGSDLTRLSPGFKTVYRSKRGGLRFSDLLDQVSRIDPDMRIRFTSPHPKDFPDEVLHLIAERGNVCKQIHLPAQSGSSQVLKAMRRGYTREAYLDLVKSIKRIIPDVSLSSDFISGFCGESEDDHQQTLSLIREVGYNVGFLFAYSMRKKTHAHHRLQDDVPAEVKRRRVEECITVFREEAARVNAALIGSTQLVLVEGDSKRSAEELCGRADGNLKVIFPKEDLAVQAAESNTAPITAGDYVLVKILSANSQSMRGQALSCSSLRGTGKNYETLPEHEVDERGSTMIESCH, translated from the exons ATGGTGTTTTTCAGGACTTTAAAACCCTTGTTCACAGGCTCCAGACCCTGGATTCATGTAAGGTGCATCCAGCTCAGATATTGCTCTAATGTAGCGACCACCAGTGTCAATAAGAGAGGGAGGACAACCGTGGACAAGTTTAAGACTCATCTGTCCTCTGGTCCAAGTTTTAAGGATTTCATTAAAGGTGTTGATGCTGCTCAACATGGACATCAGTCAGACACAGATGACGACCTTTATGAGGACATGGAGATGGGCAATTCAAGGAAAG TGTATTTTGAAACGTATGGATGCCAAATGAATGAGAATGACACAGAAATAGCCTGGTCCATACTGCAGAAGAAGGGATATCAACGCACAGTATATTTAAATGAG GCAGATGTTGTCCTCCTGGTGACATGCTCTATAAG AGAAAAAGCTGAACAAACTATTTGGAATCGATTACAAGAACTGACAGTTATGAAAAGGCGCCGGCTGAGGACCCACGCACCAATGAAAATTGGGATTTTAG gttgcATGGCAGAGAGGCTTAAGACTGAGCTGTTGGAGCGGGAGAAGCTGGTGGACGTTCTTGCAGGTCCAGATGCTTACAGGGACCTTCCCCGCCTCCTCACTGTAGCTGATGGAGGTCAGCAGGCCAGCAATGTTCTGCTGTCATTAGAGGAGACCTACGCTGACATCATGCCTGTTCAGCATGCCCCTCATGGACACAGCGCTTTTGT GTCCATCATGCGAGGCTGTGACAACATGTGCAGTTACTGCATTGTTCCTTTCACCCGAGGCCGAGAGAGGAGTCGACCTGTCAGTTCAATTCTAGACGAAGTCCGCATGCTGTCTGACCAG GGTGTGAAGGAGGTGACGTTGCTGGGTCAGAATGTGAACAGCTACAGAGACACGTCAGAGGAACAGTTCTGTGGCTCAGACCTGACCAGACTCAGTCCCGGCTTTAAGACGGTCTACCGCTCGAAGCGGGGAGGACTGCGCTTCTCCGACCTGCTGGATCAAGTGTCGCGCATCGATCCTGACATGAGGATCAGATTCACCTCCCCTCATCCCAAAGATTTCCCTGACGAG GTTTTGCATCTTATTGCAGAGCGAGGGAACGTTTGTAAGCAGATTCACCTTCCAGCCCAGAGTGGAAGCAGCCAGGTCCTGAAAGCGATGCGTCGTGG CTACACACGAGAGGCTTACCTTGATCTTGTCAAGAGCATTAAGAGAATCATCCCAG atgtGAGTCTCAGCAGTGACTTCATCTCAGGCTTCTGTGGAGAGTCGGAGGACGATCACCAGCAGACCCTGTCTCTGATCAGAGAGGTTGGCTACAACGTTGGATTCCTGTTTGCCTACAGTATGAGAAAG AAAACCCACGCCCACCATCGGCTACAAGACGACGTGCCAGCAGAGGTGAAGCGGCGGAGGGTGGAGGAGTGTATCACCGTGTTCAGGGAGGAGGCTGCGAGGGTCAACGCTGCTCTCATCGGCAGCACACAGCTTGTCCTGGTGGAGGGA GACAGTAAGAGATCTGCTGAGGAGCTGTGTGGACGAGCTGACGGCAACCTCAAAGTGATTTTCCCCAAAGAAGATTTAGCTGTTCAAGCAGCAGAGTCCAACACTGCACCCATCACTGCTGGAGACTATGTGCTGGTGAAG ATATTGTCGGCCAACTCCCAAAGCATGCGAGGTCAAGCTCTCAGTTGCAGCTCTCTGAGGGGCACAGGGAAAAACTATGAGACTCTGCCGGAGCACGAGGTTGATGAACGTGGCTCCACCATGATCGAGAGCTGCCACTGA
- the ghrh gene encoding somatoliberin isoform X4, with the protein MMDKAALLLFCCLVMSLSGSPLYPSIRFGQRDTCILMTSSINDPAEKLQDDTSPPRERAELRLGRHADAIFTNRYRKVLGQISARKFLQTIMGKRLGDESESYMKRQSDIYEGTYKEDLTSIQSNHRYRGVHGEVMGPSPS; encoded by the exons ATGATGGACAaagctgcactgctgctgttttgttgcCTGGTCATGTCTTTATCAGGCTCCCCACTCTACCCATCCATCAG GTTCGGCCAGAGGGACACGTGCATCCTGATGACGTCTTCTATCAATGACCCAGCAGAGAAGCTGCAGGATGACACCAGTCCTCCCAGGGAGAGAGCAGAGTTACG cTTGGGACGTCACGCTGATGCCATCTTTACAAACAGGTACAGGAAAGTTCTGGGTCAAATCTCAGCCAGGAAGTTCCTGCAGACAATCATGGGCAAACGGCTGGG AGATGAAAGCGAGAGCTACATGAAGCGTCAGTCGGACATCTATGAAGGCACCTACAAAGAAGATCTCACATCCATCCAGAGCAACCACAGATACAGAGGAGTGCACGGCGAGGTCATGGGGCCaag TCCTTCATGA
- the ghrh gene encoding somatoliberin isoform X1, with protein sequence MMDKAALLLFCCLVMSLSGSPLYPSIRFGQRDTCILMTSSINDPAEKLQDDTSPPRERAELRLGRHADAIFTNRYRKVLGQISARKFLQTIMGKRLGDESESYMKRQSDIYEGTYKEDLTSIQSNHRYRGVHGEVMGPRFSSSQTAELRTESCCQCSPPPVIISAPFPTLLLIQLFKK encoded by the exons ATGATGGACAaagctgcactgctgctgttttgttgcCTGGTCATGTCTTTATCAGGCTCCCCACTCTACCCATCCATCAG GTTCGGCCAGAGGGACACGTGCATCCTGATGACGTCTTCTATCAATGACCCAGCAGAGAAGCTGCAGGATGACACCAGTCCTCCCAGGGAGAGAGCAGAGTTACG cTTGGGACGTCACGCTGATGCCATCTTTACAAACAGGTACAGGAAAGTTCTGGGTCAAATCTCAGCCAGGAAGTTCCTGCAGACAATCATGGGCAAACGGCTGGG AGATGAAAGCGAGAGCTACATGAAGCGTCAGTCGGACATCTATGAAGGCACCTACAAAGAAGATCTCACATCCATCCAGAGCAACCACAGATACAGAGGAGTGCACGGCGAGGTCATGGGGCCaag GTTTTCTTCTTCACAGACTGCTGAGCTGAGAACAGAAAGCTGCTGCCAGTGCTCACCACCACCAGTCATCATCTCTGCTCCGTTTCCTACACTTCTTCTGAtccaattatttaaaaaataa
- the ghrh gene encoding somatoliberin isoform X3: protein MMDKAALLLFCCLVMSLSGSPLYPSIRFGQRDTCILMTSSINDPAEKLQDDTSPPRERAELRLGRHADAIFTNRYRKVLGQISARKFLQTIMGKRLGDESESYMKRQSDIYEGTYKEDLTSIQSNHRYRGVHGEVMGPRLLS from the exons ATGATGGACAaagctgcactgctgctgttttgttgcCTGGTCATGTCTTTATCAGGCTCCCCACTCTACCCATCCATCAG GTTCGGCCAGAGGGACACGTGCATCCTGATGACGTCTTCTATCAATGACCCAGCAGAGAAGCTGCAGGATGACACCAGTCCTCCCAGGGAGAGAGCAGAGTTACG cTTGGGACGTCACGCTGATGCCATCTTTACAAACAGGTACAGGAAAGTTCTGGGTCAAATCTCAGCCAGGAAGTTCCTGCAGACAATCATGGGCAAACGGCTGGG AGATGAAAGCGAGAGCTACATGAAGCGTCAGTCGGACATCTATGAAGGCACCTACAAAGAAGATCTCACATCCATCCAGAGCAACCACAGATACAGAGGAGTGCACGGCGAGGTCATGGGGCCaag ACTGCTGAGCTGA
- the ghrh gene encoding somatoliberin isoform X2, translating into MMDKAALLLFCCLVMSLSGSPLYPSIRFGQRDTCILMTSSINDPAEKLQDDTSPPRERAELRYRKVLGQISARKFLQTIMGKRLGDESESYMKRQSDIYEGTYKEDLTSIQSNHRYRGVHGEVMGPRFSSSQTAELRTESCCQCSPPPVIISAPFPTLLLIQLFKK; encoded by the exons ATGATGGACAaagctgcactgctgctgttttgttgcCTGGTCATGTCTTTATCAGGCTCCCCACTCTACCCATCCATCAG GTTCGGCCAGAGGGACACGTGCATCCTGATGACGTCTTCTATCAATGACCCAGCAGAGAAGCTGCAGGATGACACCAGTCCTCCCAGGGAGAGAGCAGAGTTACG GTACAGGAAAGTTCTGGGTCAAATCTCAGCCAGGAAGTTCCTGCAGACAATCATGGGCAAACGGCTGGG AGATGAAAGCGAGAGCTACATGAAGCGTCAGTCGGACATCTATGAAGGCACCTACAAAGAAGATCTCACATCCATCCAGAGCAACCACAGATACAGAGGAGTGCACGGCGAGGTCATGGGGCCaag GTTTTCTTCTTCACAGACTGCTGAGCTGAGAACAGAAAGCTGCTGCCAGTGCTCACCACCACCAGTCATCATCTCTGCTCCGTTTCCTACACTTCTTCTGAtccaattatttaaaaaataa